In a single window of the Fusarium falciforme chromosome 3, complete sequence genome:
- a CDS encoding Lipase-3 domain-containing protein gives MDSQSIMSDAEAVPPPQPGRTLLPSPVAQAVSLATRSTCLAIRLSSTAGSYGLGAAKVTTLSSLELARSMVETVLGRAGRETLVRSRSDLAAAEAESIIERSLENLHHAMSQAVFWTSAGFHLTSTTFSMASGVSQLILSSLDQLFGSTDSSRAIASIITLIRREFTDTSIGVEGETVGVMDLVLGLCALAYLQRWCWKMVDEDKRRQECEEVIWDVVVLNDGERIDIQDRAPRSPLRTKPTIPPSRGNSPSMLRREVVEVPQSAPTDDEEAVVCRLKDEMVKLLPADTSVTISNSVTSTQTITIDVNGPNPFPLPTLPGAEIIETNASRPQGGSRLSQLSDGPAEASSYRVVYKLERSRTGDTSFKSCEEPPNSPPVIELPDDGTQEEVPPNPPPKPAKKTRSPGTKSPPPRCSRVAKTLNEQSSRSSSQATVRPRTSAATRDEKGRLSRANSPATPPTSPTEPQKPSSSQREANQKRPRAPISATNIRNKSNGSRETLATSRKVLPKRKSDSSTSSSQTSEKKSGLRQVLREGSQSLSNIWHKDTPSNDSKPRPRSRASTITKPNNIKSITSPPSSVEQRRIEKAEMIPRNSSRASYVSVHERRRDSMISQTDTYSIQSANPGSNHSPSVSVSGITFDSSWAKSSQQAGLLEPPQFSHHRVLRKAPSLYSLASNDSQSSLVLSYYYQKSAYTATDALGGLRRDGIVDGTFPQAHVLRNITRYMRFSSASYGSAFLKFMGISKEMPLLRAWDSTHTDVRHFVHHTESDTHSILLASFVDPQGGTDSSGSTGTGVPLVHYISLDHDAKAVVLACRGTLGFEDVLADMTCDYDVLTWRGRGHKVHKGVHASARRLLYGGDRRVLLTLREALLEFPDYGLVLCGHSLGGAVTALLGVMLSEPNPTGTGFVTATDAPDRSVGDQKSDGLLPIHSTLPPRRPIHVYAYGPPGTMSASLRKRTRGLITTIVHGNDIVPYLSLGALHDFQAVALAFKNDQQQAKAEIRQRIWQAFQTGIADKWYGGLPSVPSGDTSRWGYSVLQGLRAGMTNRKLVPPGEVFTIESQRVLRRDAFLLLEEDNIGKPAQRIVLKYVKDVEARFREMRFGTSMLVDHNPAKYEEALNKLRLGIAE, from the coding sequence atggacAGCCAGAGCATCATGTCCGACGCCGAGGCTGTACCTCCACCGCAGCCGGGCCGCACTCTGCTGCCCTCGCCGGTTGCTCAGGCCGTCAGTCTCGCGACGCGTTCGACATGCCTAGCCATTCGACTCAGTTCGACCGCTGGCTCTTACGGCCTCGGTGCCGCAAAGGTCACTACCCTATCCTCCCTGGAACTCGCTCGCAGCATGGTCGAAACCGTACTGGGTCGTGCTGGAAGAGAAACCCTTGTACGATCCCGAAGCGAtctggctgctgctgaagcCGAGTCCATCATTGAACGAAGTCTCGAGAACCTTCACCATGCCATGTCACAGGCCGTCTTCTGGACGAGCGCTGGCTTCCACTTGACCAGCACAACATTTTCCATGGCTTCAGGGGTCTCGCAACTAATCTTGTCATCACTTGATCAATTGTTTGGGTCTACTGATTCGTCTCGAGCCATTGCCAGCATCATCACCTTGATCCGACGCGAGTTCACAGACACCTCTAttggagttgaaggagaGACCGTTGGCGTCATggaccttgtccttggcttgTGCGCATTGGCATACCTACAACGATGGTGCTGGAAGATGGTTGATGAGGACAAGCGTCGGCAAGAGTGTGAAGAGGTCATTTGGGATGTTGTTGTCTTGAATGACGGCGAAAGGATCGATATCCAAGATCGTGCCCCTCGAAGCCCTCTCCGCACAAAGCCCACGATACCGCCTTCACGAGGTAACAGTCCTAGCATGTTGCGAAGGGAGGTGGTAGAGGTACCCCAATCAGCCCCGACcgatgacgaagaagcaGTGGTGTGCCGACTCAAGGATGAAATGGTTAAGCTACTCCCTGCCGACACCTCCGTCACCATTTCGAATTCCGTCACTTCAACACAGACAATCACGATCGATGTCAATGGACCCAACCCCTTCCCCCTACCTACACTCCCTGGCGCAGAGATCATCGAGACCAATGCATCACGACCCCAAGGGGGTAGTCGTCTCAGCCAACTATCAGATGGGCCAGCTGAAGCCTCAAGTTACCGCGTCGTCTACAAGCTTGAAAGGTCTAGGACCGGAGACACCTCGTTCAAGAGCTGTGAAGAGCCTCCAAACTCTCCACCTGTAATCGAGTTACCGGATGACGGAACTCAAGAAGAAGTGCCCCCAAATCCGCCACCAAAGCCAGCCAAGAAGACAAGGTCACCTGGAACCAAGTCTCCCCCGCCACGATGCTCGAGGGTCGCCAAGACTCTCAATGAGCAATCGTCTCGAAGCTCCTCGCAAGCAACCGTTAGGCCTCGAACCAGTGCAGCGACTCGAGACGAAAAGGGAAGACTATCACGGGCAAATTCTCCTGCCACACCACCAACTTCGCCAACAGAACCCCAGAAACCCTCCAGTTCGCAACGCGAGGCAAACCAGAAGAGGCCTCGGGCACCAATCAGTGCAACTAACATCCGCAATAAATCCAACGGTTCCCGAGAGACGCTTGCAACATCCAGGAAAGTTCTGCCCAAGAGAAAATCAGACTCGTCGACCAGTAGTAGCCAGACATCAGAGAAGAAAAGTGGTCTGAGACAAGTCCTTCGAGAAGGAAGTCAATCACTCTCCAACATTTGGCACAAGGACACTCCTTCAAACGACAGCAAACCAAGGCCTCGATCAAGAGCCTCGACTATCACAAAGCCCAACAACATCAAATCAATCACCAGCCCGCCCTCATCAGTAGAGCAGCGGCGTATTGAAAAGGCAGAGATGATCCCGCGCAACTCTTCCCGTGCAAGTTATGTTTCCGTCCACGAGCGTCGACGCGACTCCATGATCTCTCAAACAGACACATACTCCATCCAATCAGCCAACCCAGGTTCAAATCATTCGCCCAGTGTGTCCGTGAGTGGGATTACGTTTGACTCTTCCTGGGCAAAGAGCTCTCAGCAAGCCGGTCTTCTTGAACCACCTCAGTTCAGTCACCATCGTGTGCTTCGGAAAGCCCCAAGCCTATATAGTTTGGCTTCGAATGACTCTCAGTCATCTTTGGTTCTGTCTTATTACTACCAAAAGAGCGCGTACACGGCGACAGATGCGCTTGGTGGTCTCCGGCGCGATGGCATAGTTGACGGCACTTTTCCCCAGGCACATGTTCTTCGCAACATCACGAGATACATGCGGTTCTCATCTGCTTCTTATGGTTCTGCATTCTTGAAGTTTATGGGAATATCCAAAGAAATGCCTCTCTTGAGAGCTTGGGATAGCACTCACACAGATGTTCGACACTTTGTTCATCATACCGAGTCGGATACCCACAGTATCCTCCTGGCCTCGTTTGTCGACCCTCAGGGTGGAACAGACTCGAGCGGCTCAACCGGGACAGGCGTGCCTCTTGTGCACTACATCTCGTTGGACCACGATGCCAAGGCAGTCGTCCTCGCTTGTCGTGGAACCCTGGGGTTTGAGGATGTCTTGGCTGACATGACTTGTGATTACGATGTCCTCACCTGGCGTGGACGAGGTCACAAGGTACACAAGGGTGTCCATGCCTCCGCTCGCCGCTTGCTGTACGGAGGTGACAGACGTGTTTTGCTTACCCTTCGGGAGGCATTGCTCGAGTTCCCAGATTATGGACTCGTGCTTTGTGGGCACTCGCTGGGAGGCGCTGTAACAGCACTTCTTGGAGTTATGCTCTCGGAACCAAACCCCACTGGTACTGGCTTCGTCACTGCGACTGATGCTCCAGACAGATCAGTTGGTGATCAAAAGTCTGACGGGCTACTCCCCATCCACTCTACTCTGCCACCGAGACGCCCGATTCATGTTTACGCATATGGGCCTCCTGGCACAATGTCGGCCTCTCTCCGCAAACGCACCCGTGgccttattactactatCGTCCATGGAAACGACATTGTACCTTATCTGTCGCTTGGTGCGCTACACGACTTCCAGGCAGTTGCACTTGCTTTCAAGAATGACCAGCaacaggccaaggccgagattcGTCAGCGAATATGGCAGGCCTTCCAAACAGGGATAGCAGACAAGTGGTATGGTGGGTTGCCTTCGGTTCCCTCAGGGGATACATCTAGATGGGGGTATTCTGTCTTGCAAGGCCTGAGAGCAGGCATGACGAACCGAAAGCTGGTGCCACCAGGAGAGGTGTTCACCATTGAGAGCCAAAGGGTTTTGAGACGCGATGCCTTTCTCCTTTTGGAGGAAGACAACATCGGCAAGCCGGCGCAGCGGATTGTGCTCAAGTACGTCAAGGACGTCGAGGCGCGATTCAGGGAGATGAGGTTTGGGACGAGCATGTTGGTTGATCACAACCCGGCCAAGTATGAGGAGGCTTTGAACAAGCTTCGCCTCGGAATTGCAGAGTAA